The following are encoded together in the Paludisphaera mucosa genome:
- a CDS encoding sugar phosphate isomerase/epimerase family protein: MLLGYNTNGLAHHRLSDALRLMADEGYKSAAITLDAGALDPYEDPAALARQAATIRDLLDGLGLGRVVETGARFLINPRAKHDPTLMDPDPVRRALRVDFLRRAIDAAVALDASAVSFWSGALRDGSAEEPAMDRLAAALRPVVEHAEAQGVRLAFEPEPGMFIDTFERFARLDERVAHPLFDLTVDVGHVHCNEAGPIGDHVRKWGPRIANVHIEDMVEGVHEHLMFGEGTMDFPPILQALRDVDYRGGLHVELSRHSHMGAEALRRAHGFLSPLLRP; this comes from the coding sequence ATGCTCCTGGGTTACAACACCAACGGCCTGGCCCATCACCGCCTGTCCGACGCCCTCAGGTTGATGGCCGATGAGGGATACAAGAGCGCGGCGATCACCCTCGACGCCGGCGCGCTCGACCCGTATGAGGATCCGGCCGCGCTCGCCCGTCAGGCCGCGACGATCCGCGACCTGCTCGACGGCCTCGGTCTGGGGCGGGTGGTGGAGACCGGCGCGCGATTCCTGATCAACCCCCGGGCGAAGCACGACCCGACGTTGATGGATCCGGACCCGGTCCGCCGCGCCCTGCGGGTCGACTTCCTACGTCGCGCGATCGACGCGGCCGTGGCGCTCGACGCCTCCGCCGTCTCGTTCTGGTCGGGCGCGCTTCGCGACGGCTCGGCCGAGGAGCCGGCGATGGACCGCCTCGCCGCCGCGCTCCGGCCGGTGGTCGAGCACGCCGAGGCGCAGGGCGTGCGGCTGGCGTTCGAGCCCGAGCCGGGCATGTTCATCGACACGTTCGAGCGGTTCGCCCGGCTCGACGAGCGCGTGGCGCACCCTCTGTTCGACCTGACGGTCGACGTCGGCCACGTCCACTGCAACGAGGCCGGGCCGATCGGGGATCACGTCCGGAAGTGGGGGCCGCGGATCGCCAACGTCCACATCGAGGACATGGTCGAAGGCGTCCACGAGCACCTGATGTTCGGCGAGGGGACGATGGACTTCCCGCCGATCCTGCAGGCCCTCCGCGACGTCGATTATCGCGGCGGCCTGCACGTCGAGCTGAGCCGGCACAGCCACATGGGGGCCGAGGCCCTGCGCCGGGCCCACGGCTTCCTCTCCCCGTTGCTCCGGCCGTAG
- a CDS encoding UbiA family prenyltransferase: protein MRPVKPVLQLIRLPNVFTAAADSLAGWLLVGGAFGDVAGWLPLAAASMALYAAGMALNDWFDLEVDRAERPGRPLPSGMVAAGVAAAIGWGGLTLGLALAALGGGPATPTFAVAAALAAMIVAYNAGLKHTSLGPWAMGSCRALNMLLGMASATALGGPAAWLAAGAFGVFVAGVTWISRSEARGGGKRNLVVGLAIQDVALLALAAVALMPGRFPHPSTDRPFPVPGLLALGLVATAVHLAAARALREPTPALIQKAVKTGVLSLVWLDVALVASARGPLTALAVAVLWIPAFLLARRLYAT, encoded by the coding sequence ATGAGGCCCGTCAAGCCGGTCCTCCAGCTCATCCGGCTGCCGAACGTCTTCACCGCCGCGGCCGACAGCCTCGCGGGTTGGCTGCTCGTCGGCGGGGCCTTCGGCGACGTCGCCGGCTGGCTGCCGCTCGCGGCGGCGTCGATGGCCCTCTACGCGGCGGGCATGGCGCTCAACGACTGGTTCGATCTCGAAGTCGACCGCGCCGAGCGTCCCGGCCGCCCGTTGCCGTCGGGCATGGTGGCGGCCGGCGTCGCCGCGGCGATCGGCTGGGGGGGCCTGACACTGGGGCTTGCCCTGGCCGCCCTCGGCGGCGGCCCGGCCACGCCGACGTTCGCCGTCGCCGCGGCGCTGGCCGCGATGATCGTCGCCTACAACGCGGGGCTCAAGCACACGTCCCTCGGCCCCTGGGCGATGGGCTCGTGCCGGGCCCTGAACATGCTGCTGGGCATGGCTTCCGCGACCGCGCTCGGCGGGCCCGCGGCGTGGCTGGCGGCGGGGGCGTTCGGGGTGTTCGTCGCCGGCGTGACGTGGATCAGCCGGTCGGAAGCCCGCGGCGGCGGAAAGCGCAACCTGGTCGTCGGGCTGGCGATCCAGGACGTCGCACTATTGGCCCTGGCCGCCGTCGCGCTCATGCCGGGACGATTCCCGCATCCCTCGACCGACCGCCCCTTCCCCGTGCCGGGCCTGCTCGCGCTGGGCCTGGTCGCGACGGCGGTCCACCTGGCGGCCGCGCGCGCCCTGCGCGAGCCCACCCCGGCGCTGATCCAGAAGGCGGTGAAGACCGGGGTGCTGTCGCTGGTCTGGCTCGACGTGGCGCTCGTCGCCTCGGCGCGGGGGCCGTTGACGGCCCTGGCGGTCGCCGTCCTCTGGATTCCGGCGTTCCTGCTGGCCCGCCGCCTCTACGCCACCTGA